In one Umezawaea sp. Da 62-37 genomic region, the following are encoded:
- the dtd gene encoding D-aminoacyl-tRNA deacylase, whose translation MRAVVARVTEASVVVGDLVVGAIDEPGLLVLLGVHVDDDKALVPVMARKLHELRLLRDEQSCATTGAPLLVVSQFTLYGETRKGRRPSWTAAARPEKAEPLIEGVVRELRQKGARVETGRFGAMMSVRSVNDGPFTVLVDL comes from the coding sequence GTGAGAGCTGTTGTGGCACGAGTCACAGAGGCCAGCGTGGTGGTGGGCGATCTGGTCGTCGGCGCCATCGACGAGCCGGGCCTGTTGGTCCTGCTCGGGGTGCATGTCGACGACGACAAGGCGCTGGTTCCGGTCATGGCGCGGAAGCTGCACGAGCTGAGGCTGCTCCGCGACGAGCAGTCCTGCGCCACGACCGGCGCGCCGCTGCTGGTTGTGAGCCAGTTCACGCTGTACGGGGAGACGCGGAAGGGGCGGCGTCCGTCGTGGACGGCCGCCGCCCGTCCGGAAAAGGCCGAGCCCTTGATCGAGGGAGTGGTGCGGGAACTGCGGCAGAAGGGCGCTCGAGTCGAAACAGGACGGTTCGGCGCGATGATGTCGGTGCGGAGCGTGAACGACGGTCCGTTCACCGTGTTGGTGGATCTCTAG
- a CDS encoding class I SAM-dependent methyltransferase: MLPDLSLDLTARLRDAFETADYDTDGVLSALGPQAQAALTRGEPEPARRASGDAGALGTMIRLFLLGDAEPEAGVRTAFKALDLDSMLANELLRATPDGLRAGLDIRPHAGDDRSWWVVADLDAEQRGGPVPGDHVLGIGQASVSLARATARRPVDTLLDLGTGCGVQALHASRHAERITATDLSERALALAKGTFHLNGLDVELGQGEWFGPVADRRFDQIVCNPPFVVGPPRVDYTYRDSGLGGDDASALVVRRMPSFLNEGGVGQLLASWLHRKGEDWADRVSGWLPRDGVDAWFVQRDIADPGLYVGTWLRDAGVDPRSPEGREKASVWLDWFAHNDVEGIGFGFVTLRRTDGGHAEVVCEDLRHAYVDPLGPETSAWLDRVDWLRANGSAESLLATRFTVPESVLLEEVSSPAEEGWTAVVRRLHRQDGPGWQHELDEVAAALLSGCRGALPLEDLVTLLAFAHDQPLDGLIANALPVVRDLVRHGMLRPL; the protein is encoded by the coding sequence GTGCTTCCTGACCTTTCGCTTGACCTGACCGCGCGGCTTCGCGATGCCTTCGAGACCGCCGATTACGACACCGACGGTGTGCTGTCCGCCCTCGGCCCGCAGGCCCAGGCGGCCCTGACGCGGGGTGAGCCCGAGCCCGCCCGGCGGGCCAGCGGGGACGCCGGTGCCCTGGGGACGATGATCCGGCTGTTCCTGCTGGGCGACGCCGAGCCCGAGGCCGGGGTCCGGACGGCGTTCAAGGCGCTGGACCTCGACTCGATGCTCGCCAACGAACTCCTCCGCGCCACCCCGGACGGTCTCAGGGCGGGCCTCGACATCCGTCCCCACGCGGGCGACGACCGGTCCTGGTGGGTCGTCGCCGACCTGGACGCGGAGCAGCGCGGCGGCCCGGTCCCCGGCGACCACGTGCTGGGCATCGGCCAGGCGTCGGTCAGCCTCGCCAGGGCGACCGCCCGCCGTCCGGTGGACACCCTCCTGGACCTGGGCACGGGCTGCGGCGTGCAGGCGCTGCACGCCTCCCGCCACGCGGAGCGGATCACCGCGACGGACCTCTCCGAACGGGCGCTGGCGCTGGCCAAGGGCACTTTCCACCTCAACGGGCTGGACGTCGAACTCGGCCAGGGCGAGTGGTTCGGGCCGGTGGCGGACCGCCGGTTCGACCAGATCGTCTGCAACCCGCCGTTCGTGGTCGGCCCGCCGCGCGTCGACTACACCTACCGCGACTCCGGTCTGGGCGGTGACGACGCGAGCGCGCTGGTGGTCCGGCGGATGCCGTCGTTCCTCAACGAGGGCGGCGTGGGGCAGCTGCTGGCGTCCTGGCTGCACCGCAAGGGCGAGGACTGGGCGGACCGGGTGTCGGGCTGGTTGCCGCGCGACGGGGTGGACGCGTGGTTCGTGCAGCGCGACATCGCCGACCCGGGGCTGTACGTGGGCACCTGGCTGCGCGACGCCGGAGTGGACCCGAGGTCGCCCGAAGGCCGCGAGAAGGCCTCCGTGTGGCTCGACTGGTTCGCGCACAACGACGTCGAGGGCATCGGGTTCGGGTTCGTGACGCTGCGGCGCACCGACGGCGGGCACGCCGAGGTGGTATGCGAGGACCTGCGGCACGCGTACGTGGACCCGTTGGGCCCGGAGACGTCGGCGTGGCTGGACCGGGTGGACTGGCTGCGGGCGAACGGGTCCGCGGAGTCGCTGCTGGCGACCCGGTTCACCGTGCCGGAGTCCGTGCTCCTGGAGGAGGTGTCGTCACCGGCCGAGGAGGGCTGGACGGCCGTCGTGCGCAGGCTGCACCGGCAGGACGGGCCGGGGTGGCAGCACGAGCTGGACGAGGTCGCGGCGGCCCTGCTGAGCGGCTGCCGGGGCGCGCTGCCGCTGGAGGACCTGGTGACGCTGCTGGCGTTCGCGCACGACCAGCCGCTGGACGGCCTGATCGCCAACGCCCTCCCGGTGGTCAGGGACCTCGTGCGGCACGGCATGTTGAGGCCCCTGTGA
- a CDS encoding helix-turn-helix domain-containing protein yields the protein MVALDRLVDVLGSLGTHLSCAPRGRDVELRGVALHDAAERTPAAPDDVLLGLGIPSPAAAARLVASTSAAVVVLHGRPPLDEKIAAAARRSGAAVLLVEPSVPWSQLANVAQALVLGGQQKGSGDLFAVADAIAAVVGGPVTIEDQQSRVLAYSYRQQDVDQVRVQTILGRKVPDEARRALDSYGVFTHLAATDDPIYVPRLTDQLGGRLVAAVRAGRELLGSVWVEVDAPVDTTRAAALVDGARTAALHLLRARASADLERQAEADLVIALLDVPSGAPAALARLGLPSSDLRVIAVQAHVGDADHGAALLAFERATAGFGWSRPGRSALFGNVLYTVIPCGEDPAAALDWVRALSRELPTEATVLSGIGGPADAVQVSASRQEADECMVLSAGDPVVYDLSWARVLLHRLSAAADGGRLPTRGPVADLLRHDREHGTQYAATLRAWLGAQGDTRSAARALGVHPNTLRYRMQRMAEVTPLPLDDPDQRLAMAIALSVQARRTT from the coding sequence GTGGTCGCCCTGGACCGGCTGGTCGACGTGCTCGGCAGCCTCGGCACGCACCTGAGCTGCGCTCCGCGCGGCCGGGACGTCGAGCTGCGCGGTGTCGCGCTGCACGACGCCGCCGAGCGGACGCCCGCCGCACCTGACGACGTCCTGCTGGGCCTGGGTATTCCGTCACCCGCCGCGGCGGCCCGGTTGGTCGCGTCGACGAGCGCCGCCGTCGTCGTGCTGCACGGGCGGCCGCCGCTGGACGAGAAGATCGCCGCCGCCGCCCGCCGCTCCGGCGCGGCCGTGCTGCTGGTCGAGCCGTCGGTGCCGTGGAGCCAGCTGGCGAACGTGGCGCAGGCGCTCGTGCTCGGCGGGCAGCAGAAGGGCTCCGGCGACCTGTTCGCGGTCGCCGACGCCATCGCCGCCGTCGTCGGCGGCCCCGTCACGATCGAGGACCAGCAGTCCCGCGTGCTCGCCTACTCCTACCGCCAGCAGGACGTCGACCAGGTCCGGGTGCAGACCATCCTCGGCCGCAAGGTGCCCGACGAGGCGCGGCGGGCCCTCGACTCCTACGGCGTGTTCACCCACCTCGCCGCCACCGACGACCCCATCTACGTGCCCAGGCTCACCGACCAGCTCGGCGGCAGGCTGGTCGCCGCCGTCCGCGCGGGCCGTGAACTCCTCGGTTCCGTCTGGGTCGAGGTCGACGCCCCCGTCGACACCACCCGCGCCGCCGCGCTCGTCGACGGCGCCAGGACCGCCGCCCTGCACCTGCTGCGCGCCCGCGCCAGCGCCGACCTCGAACGCCAGGCGGAAGCCGACCTGGTCATCGCCCTGCTAGACGTGCCCTCCGGCGCCCCGGCAGCCCTCGCCAGGCTGGGGCTGCCGTCGTCGGACCTGCGGGTCATCGCCGTGCAGGCCCACGTGGGCGACGCCGACCACGGCGCGGCGCTGCTCGCGTTCGAACGCGCCACCGCGGGCTTCGGCTGGTCGCGCCCCGGCCGCAGCGCCCTGTTCGGCAACGTGCTCTACACGGTGATCCCGTGCGGCGAAGACCCCGCGGCCGCCCTGGACTGGGTCCGCGCCCTGTCCCGCGAACTGCCCACCGAGGCCACCGTCCTGTCCGGCATCGGCGGCCCGGCCGACGCCGTGCAGGTGTCCGCCTCCCGCCAGGAGGCCGACGAGTGCATGGTGCTGTCCGCGGGCGACCCGGTGGTCTACGACCTGTCGTGGGCGCGGGTGCTGCTGCACCGGCTGTCGGCCGCCGCGGACGGCGGACGGCTGCCCACCCGCGGCCCCGTGGCGGACCTGCTGCGCCACGACCGCGAGCACGGCACGCAGTACGCGGCCACCCTGCGGGCCTGGCTGGGCGCGCAGGGCGACACGCGGAGCGCGGCACGGGCGCTCGGCGTGCACCCGAACACCCTGCGGTACCGGATGCAGCGGATGGCCGAGGTCACCCCGCTACCGCTCGACGACCCCGACCAGCGACTCGCCATGGCCATCGCCCTGTCCGTACAAGCCCGCCGCACCACCTAA
- a CDS encoding DUF3099 domain-containing protein — MEGGGGVVSTSERDDTPVLITEAALSLDEQHKARKRKYAIMMSARIPCIILAMVFIDIWWLSVALLVLSIPLPWMAVLIANDRPPRKAEKANRYRVEAKALGTSGKDHRVIDG; from the coding sequence ATGGAAGGTGGAGGTGGTGTCGTGAGCACATCCGAGCGTGACGACACCCCGGTGCTGATCACCGAGGCGGCCCTGTCCTTGGACGAGCAGCACAAGGCCCGCAAGCGGAAGTACGCGATCATGATGAGCGCGCGCATCCCCTGCATCATCCTGGCGATGGTCTTCATCGACATCTGGTGGCTGTCCGTGGCGCTGCTGGTGCTGTCGATCCCGCTGCCGTGGATGGCCGTGCTGATCGCGAACGACCGCCCGCCGCGCAAGGCCGAGAAGGCCAACCGCTACCGGGTCGAGGCCAAGGCGCTCGGCACGTCCGGCAAGGATCACCGGGTCATCGACGGCTGA
- a CDS encoding sugar kinase: MTIVVVGDAGLDVVARHHGPIPHGGDVRANVTIEPGGAGANTAAWLAECGARPVLVARVGADSAGRQVHSELTAAGVRCAFAVDQEAATCCVVCLVDPVGQRSMLADRGANARFSPEDLDPGLLADATHLHLSGYVLLDASSRPAALAALAAAREAGLTTSVDPQASVLLDLDPEGFLNDVRGVDFLMPNAEELIALTGSAEPAAAKALLDVVGTVVLTSGADGASWVDHDEILSVPAELVECVDSTGAGDAFDAGFLAAWQRGASKRDALLGGIRASARAVASVGPQPSMTR, translated from the coding sequence GTGACGATCGTGGTGGTCGGCGACGCCGGGCTGGACGTGGTGGCCCGGCACCACGGCCCCATCCCGCACGGCGGCGACGTGCGGGCGAACGTGACGATCGAGCCCGGTGGCGCGGGAGCCAACACGGCGGCCTGGCTGGCCGAGTGCGGCGCGCGGCCGGTGCTCGTGGCGCGGGTCGGCGCGGACTCCGCGGGCCGCCAGGTGCACTCCGAGCTGACCGCGGCGGGCGTGCGGTGCGCGTTCGCCGTCGACCAGGAGGCCGCGACGTGCTGCGTCGTGTGCCTGGTCGACCCCGTCGGCCAGCGCAGCATGCTGGCCGACCGCGGCGCGAACGCGCGCTTCTCCCCCGAGGACCTCGATCCGGGGCTGCTCGCCGACGCGACGCACCTGCACCTGTCCGGCTACGTGCTGCTCGACGCGTCCTCCCGGCCCGCCGCGCTGGCGGCGCTGGCGGCGGCCCGCGAGGCGGGGCTGACGACGTCGGTGGACCCGCAGGCGTCCGTGCTGCTGGACCTGGATCCCGAGGGGTTCCTGAACGACGTGCGCGGCGTGGACTTCCTGATGCCCAACGCCGAGGAGCTGATCGCGCTGACCGGGTCGGCCGAGCCCGCGGCCGCGAAGGCGCTGCTGGACGTGGTCGGCACGGTGGTGCTGACCTCCGGCGCCGACGGGGCCAGCTGGGTCGACCACGACGAGATCCTGTCGGTACCCGCCGAGCTGGTGGAGTGCGTCGACTCGACCGGCGCGGGCGACGCGTTCGACGCCGGTTTCCTGGCCGCGTGGCAGCGGGGCGCGTCGAAGCGGGACGCGCTGCTCGGCGGGATCCGGGCGAGCGCGCGGGCCGTGGCCTCGGTGGGGCCTCAGCCGTCGATGACCCGGTGA
- a CDS encoding pseudouridine-5'-phosphate glycosidase — protein MTTTRIAEEVADALAENRAVVALESTILAHGLPPGRNREVAGRVEAVVRAAGAVPATIAVLGGVPVVGLTSDELDRVCDPANDLVKLSRRDLGPAYALGRHGATTVAATAALADAAGVHVFATGGLGGVHRRVPLAGASIHQSAHDSWDVSADLDVLATTPVLVVCSGVKSVLDIGATLELLETRSVPVLGYRVDRFPAFYLRESEFDVPWRVDDPKHVAAVVAAHRDRVPGRSGVLLANPVPFEFEMDRDLHDRLLADGLELLRTRGVHGKDVTPVLLEHFHGASGGVSLDTNEALVMSNARLAAEVAVELAP, from the coding sequence GTGACGACTACGAGGATCGCCGAAGAGGTCGCCGACGCGTTGGCGGAGAACCGGGCAGTGGTGGCGCTGGAGAGCACGATCCTCGCCCACGGACTGCCGCCGGGCCGCAACCGCGAGGTCGCGGGCAGGGTGGAAGCGGTCGTGCGGGCGGCGGGCGCGGTGCCCGCGACGATCGCCGTGCTCGGCGGCGTGCCGGTGGTCGGACTGACCTCCGACGAGCTGGACCGGGTCTGCGATCCGGCCAACGACCTGGTGAAACTGTCCCGGCGCGACCTCGGACCGGCGTACGCGCTGGGCCGTCACGGCGCCACGACGGTGGCGGCCACGGCGGCGTTGGCGGACGCCGCGGGCGTGCACGTCTTCGCCACCGGGGGCCTGGGCGGGGTGCACCGCCGAGTCCCGCTTGCGGGGGCGAGCATCCACCAGAGCGCCCACGACTCGTGGGACGTGTCGGCCGACCTCGACGTGCTGGCCACGACGCCGGTGCTGGTCGTCTGCTCGGGGGTGAAGTCGGTGCTCGACATCGGCGCGACCCTGGAGCTGCTGGAGACCCGCTCGGTGCCCGTCCTCGGCTACCGGGTCGACCGCTTCCCCGCGTTCTACCTGCGGGAATCGGAGTTCGACGTGCCGTGGCGGGTGGACGACCCGAAGCACGTGGCGGCCGTCGTGGCGGCGCACCGCGACCGCGTTCCCGGCCGGTCCGGGGTGCTGCTGGCCAACCCGGTGCCGTTCGAGTTCGAGATGGACCGCGACCTGCACGACCGGCTGCTCGCGGACGGCCTGGAGCTGCTGCGGACCCGCGGCGTGCACGGCAAGGACGTGACGCCGGTCCTGCTGGAGCACTTCCACGGCGCCAGCGGCGGCGTGAGCCTCGACACCAACGAGGCGCTCGTCATGTCCAACGCGCGGTTGGCGGCAGAGGTCGCCGTGGAGTTGGCGCCGTGA
- a CDS encoding DUF3039 domain-containing protein: MSTLTQTLPETDERSQGTDSTGDDSPKMFHYVRKAKIAESAVMGTHVVALCGEVFPVTKSAKPGSPVCPDCKKIFDGLPPGRDD, from the coding sequence GTGAGCACCTTGACCCAGACGCTGCCGGAGACCGACGAGCGGTCCCAGGGCACCGACTCCACCGGTGACGACTCGCCGAAGATGTTCCACTACGTGCGCAAGGCCAAGATCGCGGAGAGCGCGGTCATGGGCACGCACGTCGTGGCGCTGTGCGGCGAGGTCTTCCCGGTCACCAAGTCGGCGAAGCCCGGTTCCCCGGTCTGCCCGGACTGCAAGAAGATCTTCGACGGCCTTCCCCCCGGCCGCGACGACTAG
- a CDS encoding L-threonylcarbamoyladenylate synthase, which produces MARYFDVHPDNPQKRSISQAVDLIRNDGLIVYPTDSCFALGCQLGNRDGIDRIREIRHLGDGHHFTLVCQDFAQLSQFVYIDNTAFRAIKAATPGSYTFILPATKEVPKRLMHPKKKTVGVRIPDHKVVRALLAELGEPLLSSTLLLPDQEEPLTQGWDIKERLDNVVDAVIDSGECGTVPTTVIDYSNGEAEIVRVGAGDPSRFE; this is translated from the coding sequence ATGGCCAGGTACTTCGATGTGCATCCGGACAACCCCCAGAAGCGGTCGATCAGCCAGGCCGTCGACCTCATCCGGAACGACGGCCTGATCGTCTACCCCACCGACTCCTGCTTCGCCCTCGGCTGCCAGTTGGGCAACCGCGACGGCATCGACCGCATCCGCGAGATCCGCCACCTCGGCGACGGCCACCACTTCACCCTGGTCTGCCAGGACTTCGCGCAGCTGAGCCAGTTCGTCTACATCGACAACACGGCGTTCCGCGCCATCAAGGCCGCCACGCCGGGCAGCTACACGTTCATCCTGCCCGCGACCAAAGAGGTCCCGAAGCGCCTCATGCACCCCAAGAAGAAGACCGTCGGCGTCCGCATCCCCGACCACAAGGTCGTGCGGGCCCTGCTCGCCGAACTCGGCGAGCCCCTCCTGTCCAGCACCCTGCTGCTGCCCGACCAGGAGGAGCCGCTGACGCAGGGCTGGGACATCAAGGAGCGGCTGGACAACGTGGTCGACGCGGTCATCGACTCCGGCGAGTGCGGCACCGTCCCCACCACCGTCATCGACTACTCCAACGGCGAGGCCGAGATCGTCCGCGTCGGCGCGGGCGACCCGAGCCGGTTCGAGTAG